In Streptomyces rapamycinicus NRRL 5491, the genomic stretch CGGCGATGGAGGCCAGTGGCCTCGACCTGAAGGAGGCGGTGGATCTCCAGGCGAGGGTCCGGCGGCTGACGGCGGCCCTGGACGCGGCGCTGGCCGAGGAGGCGTGATCACCGAGCCGGAGTGATGGCGGGCGGGGGAGCGAGGAGGGGTGTGCTTCAGGAGTGCTCCGCGAGGTGGCGGTCGACGAGCTGCTCGAACGCGCGCGCCGCCGCTGAGGGGGTGCGTTCCGCCGGGGTGGCGAGCGAGATGGGCCAGTCCAGGTCGGCGTCGGCGATGGTGAGGGTGGTGAGGTCGTCGTCGGGGCCGACGGCGCCGCGAGGCAGCAGCGCCAGGCCGAGGCGGTTGCGTACGAAGTCCACCCCGGCGGCGATATCGGTGATCTCGATGGTCACGTGCCGCCGGACTCCGGCGGCGGTGAAGGCGCGATCGGTCACGGCCCGGTTCCCGTAGCCGGACGGGAAGTCGATGAAGGGCTCGTCGGCCAGGTCCGGGATCGCCGCCGTGCCGCGGCCGGCCAGGGGGTGCTCTCGTGGGACCACGAGATCGAGCCGTACCGAGGTCAGGTGGCGCAGCCGGGCGGTGGCCGGGCACTGCCCGGGGATCGAGACGAAGGCGAGGTCGAGCCGGCCTTCGGCCAGTGCCGTGATGAGTTCCGGCGATCCCCCGCAGGACGCCGCCGTCGCCAGGCGTACGGACACCTCGGGGTGATCGCGGTGGAAGCGGCCCAGCAGGGCGGCCAGGTCGATCAGCCCGAGTGAGCTCATGGTTCCGATGCGCAGGGTGCCGCGCAGTCCGCCCCGAACGGCGTGGACGACATCGCGGGCGTCCCGGACGGCGTCGAGCGCCACTCGGGCCTTGGGGAGGAGTTCGAGCCCGGCGTCGGTGAGGCTGACCTGTCGGGTCGTGCGCACCAGCAGCGGGGAGGCGAGCTCCTTCTCCAGGGCGGCGATGGTGGCCGACACGGTGGACTGCACGATGTGCAACCGGGCCGCCGCGCGGGTGAAGCTGCGTTCCTCCGCGACGGCGACGAAACATTCCAGCTGGCGTAGTTCCACTTCTCCTATTTATAGCAAGTACCGATGGATGTCATCGGCAATCTTCGTTGGACTCGATGGCAAGGCCGCCGCAGGCTGGTGGCCGGCACCGTTCGCGGGCCGTACCCCAGCTATCGCGAGGAGTGGAACACGTGACCCTCTTGATCACCGGAGCCCGTGGCGGCATCGGCACCGGCCTGCTGTGCCGCCTGCACGAATCCGGGCACAGGGTCCGGGCGGCCAGCCGTGCCCCGGAAAAGCTCGAACTGCCCGCCGGTGTCTCCGCCGTCCCCCTCGATCTCGCGGACCCGACGACTTTCGCCCCCGCGCTGGCCGGAGTCACCGATGTCTTCCTCTACGCCGAACCGGCCGGAATCGAGGCACTGCTGGCCGCCGCCGTCCCGGCCGGGGTGCGGCGGGTCGTGCTGCTCTCATCGGACTCGGCGGCCCTCCCCGACGCGGAGCGCAACGCGCTGGCCCGCCACCACCTGCGGGTGGAACGGGCGCTACGGGCCACACCGCTGACGGCGACCGTGCTGCGCCCGGGTGGGTTCGCCACCATGGCGCGGCAGTGGGCCGAATCCGTCCGCGCCGGCCGACCGGTCGAGCAGGCGTATCCGGACGCCCGGCTCGATGTCATCCATCCCGATGACATCGTCGACGTCGCCGAACTGGCGCTCACCGGCGACCGGTTGGACGGTGAGACCGTCAGTCTCGGTGGCCCGGAAGTGCTCAGCTTCCGCGATCAGGCCCGGATACTGGGGCAGTTGCTCAACCGCCCGGTCGAACTGCGCGAACCCACCCGGGAAAGGGCGGCCGCGCACTTGAGCGGCCATGTGCCCGCGCCATTGGTCGAGTCCGTCCTGGACTACTGGGCCGCGCTGCCCACCGGGCACCACGAGGCGGCGCGCTCCACCGAGCGGCTGACCGGCCGCCCGGGGCGTCCGTTCCGCCGCTGGGCCGCCGACAACCTGGACCTCTTCCGGTGAACCGCTCGCCGAGCGTGGCCCTGAGGTGAACTGTCCCACATTTGGATCGCTCGATCCGTAATCCGTTGACGCTCGCGTGGCGCCGGAGTAGGAATTACGGCATGAACGATCCACAATTCATCGCGAGCGGTGCGGACCGCCCTCGCACAGTCCCCGCCGACGGGCCCGGCACCGGCCCTCCGGCCCTGAGCCGGGCGACGGTGCTGCTGTTGGCCGTGGTGTGTGGCGCGGCGGTGGCGAACATCTACTACGCCCAGCCACTGCTGCCCGTGATATCGCGGGCGCTCGGGGTGTCCCAGGGAGCCGGCGGCCTGGTGATCACCGTCTCGCAGATCGGCTACGCGCTCTCGCTGGCGCTGCTGGTGCCCCTGGGGGACGTACTGGAACGGCGCCGCCTGGTGACCGTGCTGCTGGGCCTGAGCGCCCTCGCGCTCCTCGGCGCGGCGGCGTCCCCGTCGCTGGGGCTGCTGCTCGCCGCGATCGCGGTGGTCGGCGCGACCTCCGCGGTGGCGCAGATAGTGGTGCCCATGGCCGCGTCGCTGGCGCCGGACCACCAGCGCGGATCGGCGGTGGGCACGGTGATGAGCGGGCTGCTGATCGGGATCATGATCGCGCGCACGGTCGCCGGGGTGCTCGCCCAGATCGGTGACTGGCAGCTGGTGTTCGTCTTCGCCGCGGTCCTGATGGCGGCCCTGGCGGTCATCCTGCGCCTGGTCCTGCACCCCGTTCCGCGGTCGGAGAGCAGCACCTATCCCCAACTGCTGCGCTCGGTGCCGGCGCTGGTGCGCGGCGAATCGCTGCTGCGCAGGCGCATGGCCCTGGCGGCGGTCGGCATGGGCTGCTTCACCGTCCTGTGGACCGCGTCGTCGTTCCTGCTGGCCGGTCCGCCGTACGGGTTCGGGCCCG encodes the following:
- a CDS encoding SDR family oxidoreductase, whose translation is MTLLITGARGGIGTGLLCRLHESGHRVRAASRAPEKLELPAGVSAVPLDLADPTTFAPALAGVTDVFLYAEPAGIEALLAAAVPAGVRRVVLLSSDSAALPDAERNALARHHLRVERALRATPLTATVLRPGGFATMARQWAESVRAGRPVEQAYPDARLDVIHPDDIVDVAELALTGDRLDGETVSLGGPEVLSFRDQARILGQLLNRPVELREPTRERAAAHLSGHVPAPLVESVLDYWAALPTGHHEAARSTERLTGRPGRPFRRWAADNLDLFR
- a CDS encoding LysR family transcriptional regulator, with protein sequence MELRQLECFVAVAEERSFTRAAARLHIVQSTVSATIAALEKELASPLLVRTTRQVSLTDAGLELLPKARVALDAVRDARDVVHAVRGGLRGTLRIGTMSSLGLIDLAALLGRFHRDHPEVSVRLATAASCGGSPELITALAEGRLDLAFVSIPGQCPATARLRHLTSVRLDLVVPREHPLAGRGTAAIPDLADEPFIDFPSGYGNRAVTDRAFTAAGVRRHVTIEITDIAAGVDFVRNRLGLALLPRGAVGPDDDLTTLTIADADLDWPISLATPAERTPSAAARAFEQLVDRHLAEHS
- a CDS encoding MFS transporter, yielding MNDPQFIASGADRPRTVPADGPGTGPPALSRATVLLLAVVCGAAVANIYYAQPLLPVISRALGVSQGAGGLVITVSQIGYALSLALLVPLGDVLERRRLVTVLLGLSALALLGAAASPSLGLLLAAIAVVGATSAVAQIVVPMAASLAPDHQRGSAVGTVMSGLLIGIMIARTVAGVLAQIGDWQLVFVFAAVLMAALAVILRLVLHPVPRSESSTYPQLLRSVPALVRGESLLRRRMALAAVGMGCFTVLWTASSFLLAGPPYGFGPAVIGLFGLAGVVGAAAAAKAGRLADRGHGRRVTTGGLVLLAVSWPVLAVAGVGGPTGLIALTAGIIALNLAQQALLISHQSAIYRRVPHARSRVTTALMVSAFAGATVASALTAALYPIVGWPGVCGLGLVIALAGAGIWILELVRPSPAEPLAEPAAEPLAEPAAAPSAAVRQPVGAGRVSSCREEVGCA